The following proteins are co-located in the Streptococcus anginosus genome:
- the rplR gene encoding 50S ribosomal protein L18 — MISKPDKNKIRQKRHRRVRGKLSGTADRPRLNVFRSNTGIYAQVIDDVAGVTLASASTLDKEVSKGTKTEQAVVVGKLVAERAVAKGITEVVFDRGGYLYHGRVKALADAARENGLKF, encoded by the coding sequence GTGATTTCGAAACCAGATAAAAATAAAATCCGCCAAAAACGCCACCGTCGCGTTCGCGGAAAACTCTCTGGAACTGCTGATCGCCCACGTTTGAACGTATTCCGTTCTAATACAGGCATCTACGCTCAAGTAATTGATGACGTAGCGGGTGTAACGCTCGCAAGCGCTTCAACTCTTGACAAAGAAGTTTCAAAAGGAACTAAAACTGAACAAGCCGTTGTTGTCGGCAAACTTGTTGCTGAACGTGCAGTTGCTAAAGGTATTACTGAAGTGGTGTTTGACCGCGGTGGATATCTATATCACGGACGTGTAAAAGCTTTGGCTGATGCAGCTCGTGAAAACGGATTGAAATTCTAA